The following are encoded in a window of Roseivirga misakiensis genomic DNA:
- a CDS encoding ABC transporter permease, translating to MIWSKLKFAIRAISRYNFFTHIQILGLAVALSATCLIYFFVNTELNVDSHISEKETIYRVIRKVEEANSSYKSPTLPGPFNDLISLRAELPKENILRVYQDDELITYDNQSFFEPNVLYVDNNFLDVLDYKLQIGNPATILKNVNSAVISSRIAKKYFDKTNPIGETLEVEGKGTIEIAGVLAEETTKSHLQVDFLVNNSAMGYSSRFLTDKETHVFSYYLKIPSQALEVIEYALKDLSDEHLNLNTSKSVSLELQPLTDIYLDEPMKYDIAQHNNWVLIQTLVVIGIILLTVVAANFVNLNIAKLFKGVKKVGIKKVLGSTTRTLIFDWALEVYLVILFATLVAYGGCYFILPYLSQPFGINVSLPQTNTLILIIFLIPTLLTSIITAVPAFILLSIKPSETLKGKVTGVKTNVVQQGLLSMQFATAFVMIVLTVVIVKQFQFMQSKEIGLNGEQVLIFDSNNKHSWQNRNHITDEIKKISGVKDIAMAYGGLPKSPSEISAYEIDGLQFQWNTAIVQPNLIDLLDIKIVAGRTFDEQIVSEMESSVLLNESAAKMLGWPQKNLVGQNLSLTENSETKKVIGIVKDYHYQSLKSEIEPLVLQSSNWGETFIVKIASQNYAGILSEVEEVWKQYVPRYPFYYRFLDDSFQQMHLEDTKNRQIIFLFTILTILITSMGTLSMVALIQESKVKEVTIRKVLGAPLSGIFYLLSFNFVKVLTFSSLIAVPLAWLMAKRWLDEFSYRIDISPSLFLIGFSLLSVIIITLIISQSWKTATLNPVKRLRAE from the coding sequence AGGGCGATATCCAGATATAACTTCTTTACCCACATTCAAATCCTTGGATTAGCAGTAGCGCTTAGTGCAACTTGTCTGATTTACTTTTTCGTCAATACGGAACTTAATGTGGATAGTCATATTTCTGAAAAAGAGACTATTTACAGAGTAATCAGAAAAGTTGAAGAGGCGAATTCATCCTACAAATCGCCTACTCTTCCTGGTCCGTTCAATGACCTCATTAGTTTACGCGCTGAACTACCTAAAGAAAATATTTTAAGAGTATATCAAGATGACGAGCTTATAACATATGATAACCAGTCATTTTTTGAGCCTAACGTTTTGTATGTGGACAATAATTTTCTGGATGTTTTGGATTACAAACTTCAAATAGGAAATCCTGCCACTATTTTAAAAAATGTCAATTCTGCAGTTATCTCTTCTCGAATTGCCAAGAAATATTTTGACAAGACTAACCCTATTGGCGAAACCTTAGAGGTTGAAGGCAAAGGAACTATCGAAATTGCAGGTGTACTTGCCGAGGAGACGACCAAGAGCCATTTACAAGTTGATTTTTTAGTCAATAATAGCGCTATGGGATATTCCAGCAGGTTTCTCACAGATAAGGAAACTCACGTTTTTAGTTATTATCTAAAAATTCCAAGCCAAGCCTTAGAAGTTATAGAATACGCCCTCAAAGATTTAAGTGATGAACATTTAAATCTCAACACATCAAAAAGTGTTTCTTTAGAACTCCAACCGCTTACCGATATTTACCTGGATGAGCCAATGAAATATGACATTGCTCAACACAACAATTGGGTACTGATACAAACCCTTGTAGTGATCGGCATTATTCTTCTAACGGTCGTTGCAGCGAACTTTGTCAACCTCAACATCGCCAAACTATTTAAAGGCGTAAAAAAGGTCGGAATCAAGAAAGTTTTAGGGTCCACAACAAGAACTTTAATTTTTGATTGGGCACTCGAGGTCTATTTGGTGATTCTTTTTGCCACCTTAGTCGCTTATGGAGGTTGTTATTTCATTTTACCTTACCTCTCACAACCTTTCGGTATTAATGTCAGTTTACCCCAGACCAATACTTTAATACTTATCATATTTTTGATACCCACCCTTTTAACCAGTATAATCACAGCGGTTCCAGCATTCATTCTGCTTTCTATAAAACCTTCTGAAACTTTAAAAGGAAAAGTGACAGGTGTTAAGACGAACGTTGTGCAACAAGGCCTTTTAAGTATGCAGTTTGCAACAGCATTTGTGATGATTGTATTGACCGTGGTCATTGTAAAACAGTTTCAATTCATGCAGTCAAAAGAAATTGGACTCAATGGTGAACAGGTTTTAATCTTTGATTCAAACAACAAGCATTCATGGCAAAACAGAAATCACATAACGGATGAAATAAAAAAGATTAGCGGAGTTAAAGATATAGCGATGGCTTACGGAGGCTTGCCCAAAAGCCCATCAGAAATCTCTGCATATGAAATTGACGGTTTACAATTTCAATGGAACACCGCCATTGTACAACCAAATCTAATTGACCTCTTAGATATTAAAATCGTTGCTGGCAGAACATTCGACGAGCAAATCGTTTCTGAAATGGAGAGTAGTGTTCTCTTAAATGAAAGTGCGGCCAAGATGTTGGGCTGGCCCCAAAAAAACCTTGTCGGACAGAACTTATCACTAACTGAAAATAGTGAAACTAAAAAGGTGATCGGCATTGTAAAAGATTACCATTACCAATCGCTCAAAAGTGAAATCGAGCCACTTGTTTTACAATCATCAAACTGGGGCGAAACTTTCATAGTCAAAATAGCCAGTCAAAATTATGCAGGCATATTGTCTGAAGTTGAGGAAGTATGGAAACAGTACGTACCCCGATACCCTTTTTATTATCGTTTTCTAGATGATTCTTTTCAGCAAATGCATTTAGAAGACACAAAAAATCGACAAATAATCTTTCTGTTTACTATTCTCACCATTCTGATCACTTCCATGGGAACGTTAAGTATGGTGGCTCTGATTCAAGAGTCTAAAGTGAAAGAAGTTACTATTCGGAAAGTGCTCGGGGCACCTCTAAGTGGAATTTTCTATTTATTGAGTTTCAATTTCGTAAAGGTGCTCACATTTTCAAGCCTCATCGCGGTACCGCTCGCCTGGCTAATGGCCAAAAGATGGCTCGATGAGTTTAGTTATCGGATAGATATTTCTCCATCACTTTTTCTAATTGGCTTTTCTTTATTGAGCGTTATTATTATCACTTTAATCATCAGCCAATCTTGGAAGACTGCCACTTTAAATCCAGTAAAACGGCTAAGAGCTGAATAG
- a CDS encoding antibiotic biosynthesis monooxygenase family protein: protein MRELAIPDYQKTPGFIDLTFLRRIENDVAHFTLITYWDNLEVIKNFTGNDFEKAKYYPEDRNYLLEFEERVIHYEVFS, encoded by the coding sequence ATGAGGGAGCTCGCGATACCCGACTATCAGAAAACTCCAGGTTTCATTGATTTAACTTTTCTCAGACGGATTGAAAACGATGTAGCCCATTTCACCCTTATCACCTATTGGGATAATCTAGAGGTCATTAAGAACTTTACTGGAAATGATTTCGAAAAGGCTAAGTATTACCCTGAGGATAGAAATTACTTACTTGAGTTTGAGGAGAGGGTAATTCATTACGAAGTGTTCTCTTAG
- a CDS encoding MutS-related protein, which translates to MKIYEDNIEQCDNELSEIKEQAKRYSLLRVTSFLASLILIIVLANEGMIAGLWLAAPVSIITFAYFLDRYNKLNERKNSLTHLRAVNKNELLRLSNELDAFPTGSKYLERDHAYITDLDIFGAHSLFQLLNRTTTESGNSYLAKWLTNPAKKKTILEKQKAIQELAPKLEWRQQFEVAGRPFENKESEYQKLLNWFKTPEKLLPNKIIYFVGAFALGVIATTLTILCIIHIASDDIKYYSPLLFIVLLINFFILKKLTPLAEEIIDSTHNNVQTLGGYQMLAAAILSEKFNSKKLIKLQTNLYQNDRSATDEIKQLRKILEVFQLRGTKRSDNNKFYGLFNVAWLFDVYLIILVEKWKKRNRDHIRPWFEAISEFEALNSLAGFTYSNPGYEFPEIKEEPYHLSFSSIGHPLIKASNRVCNDFSLNERGQIAMITGSNMAGKSTFLRTIGINLTLALMGAPCCAKTPKVSEMIMFTSMRTQDNLIEGVSSFYAELKRVEQLLEQIESGRPIFFMLDEMFKGTNSEDRYKGGVSLIKQLNELNAFGIISTHDLELANLAGKHLIVANHSFNSKIKKGELEFDYKLTDGICTDFNASELMKKSGIKILNDIEKLK; encoded by the coding sequence TTGAAGATTTACGAAGACAATATTGAACAATGTGATAATGAGTTATCTGAAATAAAGGAGCAAGCAAAACGCTACTCACTCCTAAGGGTAACATCGTTTCTAGCTTCTCTAATTCTCATCATTGTATTGGCCAATGAAGGTATGATTGCAGGTTTATGGCTTGCAGCACCAGTTTCTATTATAACCTTCGCCTATTTTCTCGATCGGTACAACAAATTAAATGAGAGAAAGAATAGTCTGACTCATTTAAGGGCAGTAAATAAAAATGAATTGCTCCGACTTTCAAATGAACTTGACGCCTTCCCTACTGGTTCCAAATACCTTGAAAGAGATCATGCCTATATTACCGATTTAGACATCTTTGGGGCTCATTCCCTATTCCAGCTTTTAAATAGAACCACAACAGAGTCGGGAAACAGCTATTTGGCAAAATGGCTCACAAATCCAGCGAAAAAGAAAACAATTCTTGAAAAGCAAAAAGCAATTCAAGAGCTGGCACCAAAACTCGAATGGCGGCAACAATTTGAAGTTGCTGGACGACCATTTGAAAATAAAGAAAGTGAATACCAAAAGCTCTTAAATTGGTTTAAAACGCCAGAAAAGCTTTTGCCAAATAAGATAATCTATTTCGTTGGAGCCTTCGCGCTAGGGGTTATTGCCACAACTTTGACCATACTGTGCATTATTCACATCGCATCAGATGATATAAAATATTATTCCCCTTTGCTGTTTATCGTCCTGCTGATCAATTTCTTTATCCTGAAGAAATTAACACCACTGGCCGAAGAAATTATAGATAGTACACATAATAATGTTCAAACCCTTGGTGGATATCAAATGCTGGCAGCAGCAATTTTATCTGAGAAGTTCAACTCGAAAAAATTGATCAAGCTTCAGACTAATTTGTATCAAAACGATCGATCGGCTACAGATGAGATCAAACAATTGAGGAAGATATTAGAAGTATTTCAACTCCGGGGTACAAAAAGAAGTGATAACAATAAGTTCTATGGACTATTTAATGTTGCGTGGTTATTCGACGTCTATTTGATAATCCTCGTAGAAAAGTGGAAAAAAAGAAATAGGGATCATATTCGACCTTGGTTTGAGGCAATAAGTGAGTTTGAAGCTTTAAATAGTCTAGCAGGTTTCACCTACTCAAATCCAGGTTATGAATTCCCAGAGATAAAAGAAGAACCTTATCATTTAAGTTTCTCGTCCATTGGTCATCCGTTAATCAAGGCTAGTAACAGGGTCTGTAACGACTTCTCATTGAATGAACGTGGTCAAATTGCTATGATAACTGGCTCTAATATGGCCGGCAAGAGTACTTTCCTAAGGACAATTGGGATAAATCTGACACTAGCATTGATGGGAGCTCCTTGTTGTGCGAAAACTCCAAAAGTATCTGAAATGATCATGTTCACGAGCATGAGAACACAAGATAACTTGATCGAAGGCGTGTCATCCTTTTATGCAGAGCTAAAAAGAGTCGAACAACTCCTTGAACAAATCGAAAGCGGACGACCGATATTTTTTATGCTCGATGAAATGTTTAAGGGAACGAACTCGGAAGATCGCTATAAAGGTGGCGTTTCATTAATCAAACAACTGAATGAACTCAATGCATTTGGGATAATTTCTACTCACGACTTAGAGCTAGCCAACTTAGCTGGTAAGCACCTGATTGTAGCCAATCATAGTTTTAATAGCAAAATAAAAAAAGGAGAACTTGAGTTCGACTATAAACTCACAGACGGTATCTGTACCGATTTTAATGCTAGCGAACTGATGAAAAAAAGCGGCATTAAAATTCTGAATGACATTGAAAAACTGAAATAA